A single Mangifera indica cultivar Alphonso chromosome 20, CATAS_Mindica_2.1, whole genome shotgun sequence DNA region contains:
- the LOC123204335 gene encoding LRR receptor-like serine/threonine-protein kinase EFR, which yields MATLAVTAKNLTTDQSALLQFKAHITSDPYSVLAYNWSISNPICNWIGISCGGRHERVTVLNLSSMDLGGTISPHLGNLSFLVNLDLSYNNFHGHLPNELGQLHRLRVFSVDNNRISGGFPGFIGLLSKLRILKLENNNFSGTIPNVLFNVTTLEALWSHNNNIQGSISSEIAKLTRLKIFYMADNFLSGSIPWGNIYNCSLLQVFRLGGNSLSGSLPDGLCNRLPKLEWLTLAYNGLSGQLPRSLGNCSEAVVYSLSYNKFTGLIPQYIGNSSKITWLDLGHNNLEGEIPEEIGNLQNLQHLLLGFNSLSGVIPASIFNISTIIRITLAANNLSGYLPSTIGHGLPNLMGLYLGSNELTGTIPTSITNASKLVNLDLPFNSISGLVPNTFGNLKFLEWLNLAVNNFTTESPTAEWSFLSSLTNCRKLKTVGFDNNPLYGVIPHSIGNLSATLEKFFASNCKIKGSIPTEVGNLHSLIYLDVSQNDLNGFIPTTIGNLKNLQGLQLNKNNFSGFIPYELCKLHMIDKLQLNDNMLSGPIPTCMANLTSLRDLQLGSNKFNSSIPPSLWTLQYILQVNLSLNSLSGFLSASVQSLKVLRELDLSKNLLSGNIPTTLGGLQTLETLSLADNRFEGAIPNTFGALISLVSLDLSNNSLSGEIPKSLEALTYLKNFNVSVNNLQGEIPSKGPFRTFSAQSFLLNHALCGLPRQGVPLCKVDTIKGSKTLIMKYILPSILPVLMAVVVSFIFIRCYYRRKHSPVDRVDSLPLATWRRTSYLEIQQATDNFSECNLLGIGSFGSVFKGILSDGTIVAIKVFSLQVERELRSFDSECEVLRNIRHRNLIKVLSSCCNIDFKALILEFVSNGSLEKWLYSYNYFLDMLQRLNIMIDVASALEYLHHDYSTPVIHCDLKPQNILLDEDMVAHMSDFGISKLLDEGDSKTQTLTLATMGYMAPDENGFVAKVNCMLSIMNLALNCSMESPEQRINMKDALAKLKKIRLQFQRDVGGP from the exons ATGGCTACCTTGGCTGTGACAGCGAAAAATTTAACAACCGATCAATCTGCACTTCTTCAATTCAAAGCACATATCACTTCCGATCCTTACAGTGTACTGGCATATAACTGGTCCATTTCTAATCCAATCTGTAACTGGATTGGTATTTCCTGTGGTGGTCGCCATGAAAGAGTCACAGTCTTGAACCTTTCATCCATGGATCTCGGTGGCACCATCTCTCCACACCTGGGCAATCTCTCATTCTTGGTGAATCTCGATCTTAGTTACAACAATTTCCATGGCCATCTGCCAAATGAACTGGGACAATTACACCGACTGAGAGTCTTCTCTGTCGATAACAATAGAATAAGTGGAGGTTTTCCAGGATTTATTGGTCTCTTATCCAAACTCCGAATcctaaaacttgaaaataataatttctcagGTACCATCCCAAATGTTCTCTTCAATGTAACTACGCTAGAGGCCTTGTGGTCACACAACAATAATATCCAAGGAAGCATTTCATCAGAGATTGCGAAGCTCAccaggttgaaaattttttatatggcAGATAACTTTCTCTCGGGCTCCATACCTTGGGGCAACATCTACAACTGTTCCTTGCTACAAGTGTTTCGCTTAGGCGGCAATTCTTTGTCTGGCAGTCTGCCGGATGGTCTCTGTAATCGTCTTCCAAAACTTGAATGGCTAACTCTAGCTTACAATGGACTTTCTGGCCAGCTTCCAAGAAGTTTAGGCAACTGCAGCGAGGCTGTTGTTTATTCATTGTCGTACAATAAATTTACAGGACTCATACCGCAATATATTGGAAATTCAAGTAAGATTACGTGGTTGGATCTTGGTCATAACAACTTAGAAG GTGAAATTCCAGAGGAGATAGGCAATTTGCAAAATCTTCAACATCTACTTCTAGGTTTCAATAGCTTAAGTGGTGTAATTCCAGCTTCAATCTTCAATATTTCAACCATAATTAGGATTACTCTAGCTGCGAATAACCTTTCAGGCTATCTACCATCAACCATTGGCCATGGGCTTCCCAACTTGATGGGTCTTTACTTAGGGTCAAATGAACTTACTGGAACAATCCCCACCTCCATTACCAATGCTTCCAAGCTCGTTAACCTAGATCTGCCCTTCAACTCAATTTCTGGGCTTGTTCCAAACACATTTGGCAACTTGAAATTCCTCGAATGGCTTAATCTTGCGGTCAATAACTTCACCACTGAATCACCTACTGCAGAATGGAGCTTTCTGTCTTCTTTGACAAATTGCAGGAAACTAAAGACTGTAGGCTTTGACAATAATCCACTGTATGGCGTCATACCACATTCAATCGGCAATTTATCTGCAACTCTTGAGAAGTTTTTTGCAAGCAATTGCAAGATCAAGGGCAGCATTCCTACTGAGGTGGGTAACTTGCATAGCTTGATTTATTTAGATGTTTCGCAAAATGACTTGAACGGATTTATTCCAACAACGATCGGAAATTTGAAGAATCTCCAAGGTCTGCagctaaataaaaataacttttcggGATTCATTCCTTACGAGCTTTGCAAACTACACATGATAGATAAACTGcagttaaatgataatatgcTCTCTGGACCAATTCCAACATGCATGGCAAATTTGACTTCTCTGAGAGATCTGCAATTAGGCTCCAACAAATTTAACTCTAGCATACCCCCATCCTTATGGACTCTTCAATATATTTTGCAAGTAAACTTATCATTGAATTCATTGAGTGGTTTTTTATCTGCAAGTGTACAGAGTTTGAAGGTCTTGAGAGAACTAGATTTGTCAAAAAATCTCTTGTCAGGAAACATTCCCACCACCCTTGGGGGCCTTCAAACTCTTGAAACTCTATCTTTGGCAGACAATAGATTTGAAGGAGCCATACCCAACACATTTGGCGCATTGATAAGCTTGGTATCCTTGGATCTCTCTAACAATAGTCTTTCAGGTGAAATTCCCAAATCATTGGAGGCCCTCACCTATCTCAAGAACTTCAATGTCTCCGTAAATAATTTACAAGGAGAGATTCCCAGCAAGGGTCCTTTCAGAACATTCTCTGCTCAATCATTCTTGTTAAATCATGCATTGTGCGGTTTGCCGAGACAAGGGGTTCCTCTTTGCAAAGTTGACACCATCAAAGGATCAAAAACACtcataatgaaatatattttgccTTCAATCCTGCCAGTTTTAATGGCAGTGGTTGTATCATTTATCTTCATCAGGTGTTATTATAGAAGAAAACATTCTCCGGTTGATCGAGTTGATTCGTTACCTTTAGCAACATGGAGAAGAACATCATATTTAGAAATTCAACAAGCCACTGATAATTTTAGTGAATGCAACTTGCTTGGTATTGGCAGCTTTGGTTCAGTATTCAAAGGGATACTTTCAGATGGAACTATAGTTGCAATAAAAGTCTTTAGTTTGCAGGTAGAAAGAGAACTTAGAAGCTTTGATTCTGAATGTGAAGTATTGCGCAACATTCGTCATCGAAATCTCATAAAAGTCTTGAGCAGCTGCTGTAACATCGATTTTAAGGCCTTGATACTCGAATTCGTGTCGAATGGTAGTCTTGAGAAATGGTTGTATTCTTACAACTATTTTCTGGATATGCTACAAAGGTTGAACATAATGATAGATGTTGCATCGGCCCTTGAATATCTCCATCATGATTATTCAACACCAGTCATCCATTGTGATTTGAAGCCTCAGAATATCTTATTAGATGAAGATATGGTTGCCCATATGAGTGATTTCGGCATTTCCAAGCTCTTAGATGAAGGAGATTCGAAGACACAAACCCTTACACTAGCAACTATGGGGTACATGGCACCAG ATGAGAATGGTTTTGTTGCCAAAGTGAATTGCATGTTAAGCATCATGAATTTGGCTTTAAATTGTTCCATGGAATCACCTGAACAGAGGATCAACATGAAAGATGCCTTGGCAAAACTCAAGAAGATTAGATTGCAGTTTCAGCGAGATGTAGGAGGCCCCTAA
- the LOC123204338 gene encoding receptor kinase-like protein Xa21, with protein MTLSRYYDVCLLAGEIPEEIGNLQNLQQLFLGSNNLSGAIPASIFNLSTAIRISLTGNNLSGYLPSTIGHGVPNLMDLYLGSNELTGTIPTSITNASKLVKLDLPFNSFSGLVPNTFCNLKFLEWLSLGSNNFTTESPTAEWSFLPSLTNCRKLKGVIFDNNPLYGVIPHSIGNLSATLEYFSARNCKIKGSIPTEVGNLHSLILLDLSENDLNGFIPTTMGNLRNLQRLEINKNNFSGFIPYELCKLHMIGELQLNDNMLSGPIPTCMANLTSLRDLQLGSNKFTSSIPPSLWTLQFILQVNLSSNSLSGFLSLGIQNLKVLRNLDLSKNLLSGNIPTTLGGLQSLETLSLADNGFEGAIPNTFGALISLVSLDLSNNSLSGEIPKSLEALTYLKNFNVSVNNLRGKIPNKGPFETFSAQSFLLNHALCSLPRQGVPLCKVDAIKGSKTLIMKYILSSILPVLMAMVVSFIFIRHYYRRKHSSVNGVDLLPLATWRRTSYLEIQQATDNFSECNLLGIGSFGSVFKGILSDGTIVAIKVFSLQVERELRSFDSECEVLRNIRHRNLIKVLSSCCNIDFKALILEFMSNGSLEKWLYSHNYFLDMLQRLNIMIDVASALEYLHHDYSTPVIHCDLKPQNILLDEDMVAHVSDFGISKLLDEGDSKTQTLTLATMGYMAPEYGSMGIVSTRGDVYSFGILLIETFTRKKPTDEMFAGEMSLKNLVEASLPDAVTEVVDANLLRDENGFVAKVNCMLSIMNLALNCSRCLGKTQEDQIAISARCKRSLNKCCNIQHYFNTLNQTHSFEMAFKLPLKISASVLWRRHMLQLQHLGSCFGNEKATEQLVVMHSKLVHEQDLRSHSHSSEPHREHESVSLPSLIFLHASLSSDCCDFRRRILDRRCTCFWILKEAAATCTRLGQNCGIL; from the exons ATGACAC TTTCCCGCTACTATGATGTTTGCCTTCTAGCAGGTGAAATTCCAGAGGAGATAGGCAATTTGCAAAATCTTCAACAGCTATTTCTAGGTTCCAATAACTTAAGTGGTGCAATTCCAGCTTCAATCTTCAATCTTTCAACCGCAATTAGGATTAGTCTAACTGGGAATAACCTTTCAGGTTATCTACCATCAACCATTGGCCATGGAGTTCCCAACTTGATGGATCTTTACTTAGGGTCAAATGAACTTACTGGAACAATCCCCACCTCCATCACCAATGCTTCCAAGCTCGTTAAGCTAGATCTGCCCTTCAACTCATTTTCTGGGCTTGTTCCAAATACATTTTGCAACTTGAAATTCCTCGAATGGCTTAGTCTTGGGTCCAATAACTTCACCACTGAATCACCAACTGCAGAATGGAGCTTTTTGCCTTCTTTGACAAATTGCAGGAAACTAAAGGGTGTAATCTTTGATAATAACCCACTGTATGGCGTCATACCACATTCAATCGGCAATTTATCTGCAACTCTTGAGTATTTTTCTGCAAGAAATTGCAAGATCAAAGGCAGCATTCCTACAGAGGTGGGTAACTTGCATAGCTTGATATTATTAGATCTTTCCGAAAATGACTTGAACGGATTTATTCCAACAACGATGGGAAATTTGCGGAATCTCCAACGTCTAGagataaataagaataatttttcGGGATTCATTCCTTACGAGCTTTGCAAATTACACATGATAGGTGAACTGcagttaaatgataatatgcTCTCAGGACCAATACCAACATGCATGGCGAATTTGACTTCTTTGAGAGATCTACAGTTAGGTTCCAACAAATTTACCTCTAGCATACCCCCATCATTGTGGACTCTTCAGTTTATCTTGCAGGTAAACTTGTCATCGAATTCATTGAGTGGTTTTTTATCTCTAGGCATACAGAATTTGAAGGTCTTGAGAAATCTAGATTTGTCAAAAAATCTTTTGTCAGGAAACATTCCCACCACCCTTGGGGGCCTTCAATCTCTTGAAACTCTATCTTTGGCAGACAATGGATTTGAAGGTGCCATCCCCAACACATTTGGGGCATTGATAAGCTTGGTATCCTTAGATCTCTCTAACAATAGTCTTTCAGGTGAAATTCCCAAATCATTAGAGGCCCTCACCTATCTCAAGAACTTCAATGTCTCTGTAAATAATTTACGAGGGAAGATTCCCAACAAAGGTCCTTTCGAAACATTCTCTGCTCAATCATTCTTGTTAAATCATGCATTGTGCAGTTTGCCGAGGCAAGGGGTTCCTCTTTGCAAGGTTGACGCCATCAAAGGTTCAAAAACactaataatgaaatatattttgtctTCAATCCTGCCAGTTTTAATGGCAATGGTTGTATCATTTATCTTCATCAGGCATTATTATAGAAGAAAACATTCTTCAGTTAATGGAGTTGATTTGTTACCTTTAGCAACATGGAGAAGAACATCATATTTAGAAATTCAACAAGCCACTGATAATTTTAGTGAATGCAACTTGCTTGGTATTGGCAGCTTTGGTTCAGTATTCAAAGGGATACTTTCAGATGGAACTATAGTTGCAATAAAGGTCTTTAGTTTGCAAGTAGAAAGAGAACTTAGAAGCTTTGATTCTGAATGTGAAGTATTACGCAACATTCGTCATCGAAATCTCATAAAAGTCTTGAGCAGTTGTTGTAACATCGATTTTAAGGCCTTGATACTCGAATTCATGTCGAATGGTAGTCTTGAGAAGTGGTTGTATTCTCACAACTATTTTCTGGATATGCTACAAAGGTTGAACATAATGATAGATGTTGCATCAGCCCTTGAATATCTCCATCATGATTATTCAACACCAGTCATCCATTGTGATTTGAAGCCTCAGAATATCTTATTAGATGAAGATATGGTTGCCCATGTGAGTGATTTCGGCATTTCCAAGCTCTTAGATGAAGGAGATTCGAAGACACAAACCCTTACACTAGCAACTATGGGGTATATGGCACCAG AGTATGGATCAATGGGGATTGTGTCCACAAGAGGAGATGTCTAcagttttggaattttgttgatAGAAACTTTCACAAGAAAAAAGCCCACAGATGAGATGTTTGCTGGAGAAATGAGCTTAAAGAACTTGGTGGAGGCATCATTGCCTGATGCAGTTACAGAAGTTGTGGATGCTAATCTGTTAAGAGATGAGAATGGTTTTGTTGCCAAAGTGAATTGCATGTTAAGCATCATGAATTTGGCTTTGAATTGCTCCAGATGCCTTGGCAAAACTCAAGAAGATCAGATTGCAATTTCAGCGAGATGTAAGAGGTCCCTAAATAAATGTTGTAAT ATACAGCATTACTTCAACACATTGAACCAAACGCACAGTTTTGAGATGGCCTTTAAGCTTCCACTGAAGATCAGT GCATCTGTTTTGTGGCGTCGGCATATGCTGCAACTGCAGCATCTGGGGTCATGCTTTGGTAATGAGAAGGCAACCGAGCAGCTTGTTGTGATGCATAGTAAACTTGTTCACGAGCAGGATTTGCGTTCTCATAGCCATTCTTCTGAGCCTCATCGTGAACACGAATCGGTTAGTTTGCCgagtttaatttttcttcatgctTCTTTGAGTAGTGATTGCTGCGACTTTAGAAGGAGAATTCTGGATAGGCGGTGCACATGTTTTTGGATTCTTAAAGAGGCAGCTGCAACCTGTACAAGGCTGGGGCAAAATTGTGGAATCTTGTAG
- the LOC123204336 gene encoding probable LRR receptor-like serine/threonine-protein kinase At3g47570, which translates to MAILAVTVKNLTTDQYALLQFKAHITSDPYSVLAYNWSISNPICNWVGISCGARHERVTALNLPFMELGGTISPHLGNLSFLVKLDLSYNNFHGHLPNELGQLRRLRAFSISNNTISGGIPGFVPSQMFSSM; encoded by the exons ATGGCTATCTTGGCTGTGACagtgaaaaatttaacaactgATCAATATGCTCTTCTTCAATTCAAAGCACATATCACGTCCGATCCTTACAGTGTACTGGCATATAACTGGTCCATTTCTAATCCAATCTGTAACTGGGTTGGAATTTCCTGTGGTGCTCGCCATGAAAGAGTCACAGCTTTGAACCTTCCATTCATGGAACTCGGAGGCACTATCTCTCCACACTTGGGCAATCTCTCATTCCTGGTGAAACTTGATCTTAGTTACAACAATTTCCATGGCCATCTGCCGAATGAACTGGGACAATTACGCCGACTGAGAGCCTTTTCTATCAGTAACAATACAATAAGTGGAGGAATTCCAGGATTT GTACCATCCCAGATGTTCTCTTCAATGTAA